The Cyanobacteriota bacterium nucleotide sequence CTTAACAAGCCGTAATCCAGACTCAAAACTAAATACCCCCGCTGCGTAAAAAGCAACGTATTCACCCAAGCTATGGCCAGCAACCCAGTTAGGCGTATAACCTTCTGTCATTAATAAGTCTACTAACAGACTTTCGATGAGATAAAGACAAGGCTGAGTATAAAACGTTTTTGCAAGGCGGTCTTCTGGCCCTTGGCAAACCTCAATGACTGACCAACCTAAAACATTAGATGCCCATTCTAATCGTTCTTTGGCAGCAGGCAACTCTAACAGGTCCATACCCATGCCAACTACCTGGGAACCCTGCCCAGGAAAAACCCACGCGGTTTTCATCACCATTCCAGTGCCCTCAGGGGCGTTAACGTCAGATCTTTGAGTGTATCAGGGCAGCTACCTCGATCGACTGATAAACTTACAAACTTAAGTCTGTTTAGGTTCTGTCAGGTTGAGTGTGCCTGTTGCCAAGATCAAAGGTGGGAATAGTACCTGTTTGGCCTTCATGGCATATTGGCCGTGGCTGAGCCTCCTAGGGAATAGACTGCTGAGAGTAGATACTCTGCCTTGCAATCCTAGGCTAGACTGGGAGCATTTTGAATCTGTACGTTAATACCAATTGGTGCGCTAGCCCAGGGAGAGACTATGACTGAAAAGCAATACGACGTGTTTGGTGTAGGAAATGCACTGGTAGATACATTAGTAACCATCGACGAGCAGTTTCTGGTAGACAACCAGATTACTAAAGGTGTAATGACGCTAGTCGATTCCCACCGCCAAGGTGAACTGTTAGCTGCCCTCAGCGACCATCACTTAGAGCTACGCTCTGGCGGTAGTGCCGCTAATACCATGGTTGCCTTGGCAAACTGTGGTGGCACTGGTTGTTACACTGGCAAAGTTGCTAACGACACTAACGGCGAATTTTACAAATTGGATATGGAAAAGGCTGGTATTTTTTTTGAAGTTGAGCCTGCCTCTGCCCACGAAGGCTACACTGGCACTTGCGTTGTGCTGACCACACCTGATGCCGATCGGACAATGCTAACGCACCTAGGTATTTCCACCACATTGTCTGCAACTGATATTGATAGCGAACGACTTCACAGGTCTCAAATTGCCTACGTTGAGGGCTACTTGTGGGATGGAGACAGCACGAAGCAAGCTTGTGTTCACACTATGGAACTGGCAAAGCAAGCAGGCATTACGACTGCCTTTACCTATAGCGATCCATTTTGCGTCAATCGCTCCCGTGATGACTTTGAGCAACTCACTCGTGATTATGTGGATATTGTCTTTTGTAACCACGAGGAAGCCGTTGCCTTTAGTGGACAGGATGACCCCGAACAAGCTATCCAGACGATCGGTAAGCTCTGTCCGACGGTGTTTATGACATGGGGCGCTAGAGGAGCCATTGTCTGTCATCAGGGCAGTCTTGCCACGGTGCCTGCGTTTCCAGTGCAACCGATTGACACCAACGGAGCAGGGGATGCCTTTGCCGCAGGTGTTCTCTATGGATTAACCCACGGCTACAGCCTCACCAAAGCGGCACGCTGGGGCAACTACATTGCCTCTCGCATGATTCTAGAAATTGGTGCCCGCCTATCTCTCAGCCTTAAGGGCCAGCAAGATAGCATCCTTCAGGGATTCAGCTAGATGCAGTGTTACTAGAGCACATGCAGCAAAATCTAACAACTCTCTACATCTATTGCTAGCTTTAAGATTGCCAAAGCAACATCAAGCAAACACTGTTAGTACCTGACAGGCAGTTTGAACCATGCTAGTAGGCTAGATGCCGAGATTATGCTCGATGTTATGACTGTGCAGTCGGTAGAAGAATTATTAGCGTTTGCAGATTTCAATTCACATAGCGTGCAAATGACGCATATAAGTGATCCCCCACGTGGTATGATGCGTAACGGTTAAGAACGATTAAGCTAACACTATTCGACAGTTTTAGAGAATTCACAACTGCAATCAGTGGTTAGATTCTGATGTTGAATGGTTGGTTAGTAACAGGTATTAGAGTTCTATGGCAGAGATTGAAGCAGTTCCGGATGTTGCCGAATCGTCAAATATCCAGACTGATTCTATGCAAGAATACTATGACCTTCAACGGCAGTTGCTCATAACTACGCTGGTGATCTTAGCCATTGTTTTTGGCTGCGTCTGGTATTTTTACTCTCTTGCGATCGCACTCAACTACCTGATTGGAGGCTGCACAGGCGCTGTCTATCTAAGAATGCTCGGTAAAAGTGTCGAACAGCTTGGTAGGCAAAGAAAGCGTCTGGGAAACACTCGATTGTTGCTACTAGTAGGGTTGATTATAGTAGCAAGTCGATGGCATCAGTTGGAAATCATTCCAATCTTTTTAGGTTTTCTGACCTATAAGCTTGCGGTGATTGCCTATGTCTTACAGACAACACTTAAGCCAAGTAGTCACTGATGTTGGCACTTCGGCTAATTGCAGCCCAAAGACTATGTTTCATCTTTTGAAGGACGCAGAGGTGACATGCTGCATTCGCTAAATGGCCTAGGTTCCCTAGTTCTTGCTGAGTTGGAAGTTGGCAAGCATTTTTACTGGGAGATTGGTAACCTCAGACTTCATGGTCAGGTGTTTCTGACCTCATGGTTTGTGATTGCCATCTTAATTATCCTTTCCATCCTAGCCACTCGCAATATTAGTCGCGTGCCAAGAGGCTTGCAGAATCTTTTGGAATACGCCCTTGATTTCATTCGAGATTTGGCAAAAACAAATATTGGGGAAAAAGAATATCGTCCTTGGGTTCCATTTGTAGGTACATTGTTCTTGTTTATTTTTCTGTGTAACTGGTCAGGCGCTCTGGTGCCTTGGCGACTGATTAAGTTACCAGAGGGTGAATTGGCAGCACCAACTAGCGACATTAATACAACAGTGGCATTAGCTCTGTTGACCTCCTTGGCGTACTTTTACGCTGGGTTTAGTCGCAAGGGGTTGGGATATTTTGGCAACTACGTCCATCCAACTCCAATTATGTTGCCATTCAAGATTCTAGAGGATTTCACCAAGCCTCTTTCTCTGAGCTTCCGTTTGTTTGGCAATATCCTGGCGGATGAGTTGGTGGTTGCGGTCTTGGTGCTGTTGGTGCCTCTGTTTGTGCCGCTTCCTGCGATGGTTCTAGGGCTATTCACTAGTGCTATTCAGGCGTTGATCTTTGCGACCTTGGCTTCTTCATACATTGGGGAAGCGGTTGAAGAGCACGAACACGGCGAAGAGCATCACGATTGACGTGATGTCGGTGAATGGGAGGTTGGTTGCCTCTCAGGTAAAGGTAAGGGTCTGACTATCGGTGCAAGCGAATCATCGATTCAGAGTTTGTTGTTGTGTACAAAAGGTAAGGAAAACTGTTATGGATCCATTAATTTCTGCTGCTTCTGTTCTAGCTGCTGCGTTGGCTGTAGGTCTGGCAGCGATCGGTCCTGGTATTGGGCAAGGTAACGCTGCTGGTCAAGCGGTGGAAGGTATTGCTCGTCAACCAGAAGCGGAGGGCAAAATTCGCGGCACCCTGTTGCTGAGTCTGGCATTCATGGAAGCCTTGACAATCTATGGTCTAGTAGTGGCTCTGGTGCTTCTGTTTGCTAACCCGTTTGCTTCATAGCGTTTTCAGGTGAGGTGAAGCATGGCCTAGACCTATCAACTTTAGTTGGTCTTCTTAGCTAGTGTCATGCTTCTATCGATAGCAAGTGGAACATTGTGTTCCCTGAATCAATTCTTCACATCGGGATTAGCAATCATGCATTGGACTTTTCTACTGGCAATTGAAGCGGCAGAGGAAGTAACCAAAGAAGGTGGTTTATTTGATTTGGATGCCACCCTGCCGTTGATGGCGTTGCAGTTCTTACTGTTAGTGGCTGTTCTCAATGTCGTTTTCTACAAACCCCTGGGCAAGGCTATCGACGATCGCAATAATTACATTCGATCCACCCAAGCCGATGCCAAGGAACGGTTAGCTAAGGCGAATGCATTGGCAAAGCAGTACGAGGCAGAACTGGCTGAAGCGCGCAAAAAGTCCCAAGCAGTTATCAACGCTGCAAAGGAAGAGGCAAGTAAGCTAGCTGCCCAAGAGTTGGCCAAAGCCCAGCAAGAAGCGCAGGCGCAGCGCGAGCAGGCACAGCGCGAGTTAGACCAGCAGAAGCAGTTAGCACTTCAAGCCCTAGAGCAGCAGGTGGAAGGGTTAAGCAATCAAATCTTGGCGAAGCTTTTGGGCACCTAGTGCCAGAGAAAATCACTGTTGGAAAAGTCGCTATTGAGTCGCTTCTGGTTTCTAGCTGGCTCTCTTTAGATTCTCAATGTCCCGCTGAGAGGTTATTGGTTGACAGTTTGGGCAATACACCATTGGTAAGGCGCAAATGAATTGGATAGATAACTTTTTTGTATTGGCAGCAGAGGTGGCAGAGAGTCACAGTGGTGGCTTTGGGCTGAACCTTAATCTCCTGGAATCAAACGTCATCAACTTGGCGATCGTGATTTCACTGCTAGTGTATTTTGGGCGTGGTTTTCTGGGAAATGTACTCTCAAAGCGACGGGCAGACATTGAGCAGGCGATTCTTGATGCTGAAAGTCGCCTGCAAGAAGCATCTGCAGCTCTAGCTGATCAACAGCAGAACTTGGCACAGGCTCAACAAGAAGCCGAGCGCATCAAGGCAGCAGCAGAAGAGCGAGCGAAAGCCACCAGAGAAGCGATTCTGCAACAGGCGCAGCGAGATATTGAGCGCATGAAAGCTATGGCTGCCCAGGAGCTTTCTTCAGAACAAGAGAAAGTCATGGTGGAATTGCGGCAGCGCGTGGTGGCACTAGCATTGCAACGAGCAGCAGAGCAGTTGCCAAGTCGTATTGACGAGTCAACTCAGCAGCGGTTGGTTGACCGTAGTATTGCAATGATTGGAGGCTAGTTATGACTACCTTGAAGGAGTCGATCGTTGAACCCTATGCCCGCGCCCTAATGTCCCTAGCTCAGGAACACGACCTCACTGAGCGTTTTGGTGAGGATGCTGCTAGCTTAATTAAGTTGCTTCAAGATTCAGATGATCTGCGTCAGTTTTTAGCAAATCCTCTAATAGACGGTGCTAGCAAGAAAGCTGTCCTGCACCAGATTGTTGGTGATCAGCTTCATCCCTATGTCAAAAACTTTCTCATGGTTCTGGTCGATCGCCGCCGAATTGGACTCCTCGATAGGATTTGCCAACAGTATCAGGCACTGCTGCGTGAGTTGAAGCAGACTGTTTTAGCAGAAGTTTATTCAGTGCGAGAATTGACGGATGCCCAGGTGCAAACCATTAAGAGCAAGGTTATGGCAATTACAGGTGCCCGTGATGTGGAGTTGTCTACAAGTTTAGACCCTAGCCTTATTGGCGGTATAGTCATCAAAATTGGTTCTCAGATTATTGACGCTAGTCTGCGCGGGCAACTGCGTCAAATTTCCCTGCGCCTGATGGCAGGTTAATAGTTTAATTTGTCCTTAACAACCCCTGAATCCCTATGCTAAGTATCAGACCTGACGAAATCAGCAGCATTATCCGGCAGCAAATTGAGCAATACGACCAAGATATCAAGGTGGCCAATGTGGGCACTGTAC carries:
- a CDS encoding F0F1 ATP synthase subunit B, producing the protein MNWIDNFFVLAAEVAESHSGGFGLNLNLLESNVINLAIVISLLVYFGRGFLGNVLSKRRADIEQAILDAESRLQEASAALADQQQNLAQAQQEAERIKAAAEERAKATREAILQQAQRDIERMKAMAAQELSSEQEKVMVELRQRVVALALQRAAEQLPSRIDESTQQRLVDRSIAMIGG
- a CDS encoding ATP synthase subunit I, giving the protein MAEIEAVPDVAESSNIQTDSMQEYYDLQRQLLITTLVILAIVFGCVWYFYSLAIALNYLIGGCTGAVYLRMLGKSVEQLGRQRKRLGNTRLLLLVGLIIVASRWHQLEIIPIFLGFLTYKLAVIAYVLQTTLKPSSH
- the atpE gene encoding ATP synthase F0 subunit C gives rise to the protein MDPLISAASVLAAALAVGLAAIGPGIGQGNAAGQAVEGIARQPEAEGKIRGTLLLSLAFMEALTIYGLVVALVLLFANPFAS
- a CDS encoding F0F1 ATP synthase subunit B'; the protein is MMHWTFLLAIEAAEEVTKEGGLFDLDATLPLMALQFLLLVAVLNVVFYKPLGKAIDDRNNYIRSTQADAKERLAKANALAKQYEAELAEARKKSQAVINAAKEEASKLAAQELAKAQQEAQAQREQAQRELDQQKQLALQALEQQVEGLSNQILAKLLGT
- a CDS encoding adenosine kinase; this encodes MTEKQYDVFGVGNALVDTLVTIDEQFLVDNQITKGVMTLVDSHRQGELLAALSDHHLELRSGGSAANTMVALANCGGTGCYTGKVANDTNGEFYKLDMEKAGIFFEVEPASAHEGYTGTCVVLTTPDADRTMLTHLGISTTLSATDIDSERLHRSQIAYVEGYLWDGDSTKQACVHTMELAKQAGITTAFTYSDPFCVNRSRDDFEQLTRDYVDIVFCNHEEAVAFSGQDDPEQAIQTIGKLCPTVFMTWGARGAIVCHQGSLATVPAFPVQPIDTNGAGDAFAAGVLYGLTHGYSLTKAARWGNYIASRMILEIGARLSLSLKGQQDSILQGFS
- the atpH gene encoding ATP synthase F1 subunit delta, whose amino-acid sequence is MTTLKESIVEPYARALMSLAQEHDLTERFGEDAASLIKLLQDSDDLRQFLANPLIDGASKKAVLHQIVGDQLHPYVKNFLMVLVDRRRIGLLDRICQQYQALLRELKQTVLAEVYSVRELTDAQVQTIKSKVMAITGARDVELSTSLDPSLIGGIVIKIGSQIIDASLRGQLRQISLRLMAG
- the atpB gene encoding F0F1 ATP synthase subunit A, giving the protein MLHSLNGLGSLVLAELEVGKHFYWEIGNLRLHGQVFLTSWFVIAILIILSILATRNISRVPRGLQNLLEYALDFIRDLAKTNIGEKEYRPWVPFVGTLFLFIFLCNWSGALVPWRLIKLPEGELAAPTSDINTTVALALLTSLAYFYAGFSRKGLGYFGNYVHPTPIMLPFKILEDFTKPLSLSFRLFGNILADELVVAVLVLLVPLFVPLPAMVLGLFTSAIQALIFATLASSYIGEAVEEHEHGEEHHD